The following are encoded in a window of Clarias gariepinus isolate MV-2021 ecotype Netherlands chromosome 8, CGAR_prim_01v2, whole genome shotgun sequence genomic DNA:
- the pwwp2b gene encoding PWWP domain-containing protein 2B, translated as MEAAAEEELRAGSRIPVTIEQIVNDTLVVTLTYKERSYTGILLDCNKKTGLFCLPDVVGKSEEPLIPKQESSDIINEEPCSKPAIQSAQRPKDENTEPDKPSPVPLPIPVQPGQPTYPPYFEGAPFPQPVWVRHTYSQWVPQPPPRPIKRKKRRSREPGRMTMSTIRLRPRQVLCEKCKNTVTSDEDSKDGSALSKPSRKENAPQGEEHAKDATPKGFRKEDGDGSRESKRRDETPCYESKRCRKERKEDEKFPGGDVVPHSPVIKISYSTPQGKGEVMKIPSRVHGSVKPFCPKQLMQNGLGEHDNSREPRKETRSAVDSIRTGLTVSIPKLKLPKLTDQDIPSPKIRLKTRGDGVERVSVYEAELVGEARRRSPRIPGSGLTRAEDSGDKNSLELWSSEETERHGDLTLLINFGKRKADSSSLSVCSSDSLDESKSFSSDGTSPELCELAPGDHVIGVSSSVSTTSSGSRAEGRTVPPLTVRLHTRSMSKCLTEEGHAVTVGDVVWGKIHGFPWWPARILSISGTRREEDEADAPWPEAKVAWFGSPTTSQLSVAKLSPFREFFRLRFNRKKKGMYRRAIIEAAKAVGHMSSEITSLLSHCET; from the coding sequence GACTGGGTTGTTCTGCCTACCGGATGTTGTAGGAAAGTCAGAAGAGCCTCTAATACCCAAACAAGAATCATCTGACATAATAAATGAGGAGCCATGCTCCAAGCCAGCCATTCAGTCAGCCCAGAGACCAAAGGACGAGAACACGGAGCCTGATAAACCATCTCCTGTTCCCTTACCCATCCCAGTACAGCCAGGCCAGCCTACCTACCCACCCTACTTTGAGGGTGCACCTTTTCCCCAGCCTGTGTGGGTACGTCACACATACAGTCAATGGGTTCCTCAACCTCCACCCCGACCAatcaaaagaaagaagagacgaTCTCGAGAGCCTGGCCGCATGACCATGAGCACCATTAGACTGCGTCCTAGACAGGTGCTATGTGAAAAGTGCAAGAACACGGTCACCAGCGATGAGGACAGTAAAGATGGCTCAGCTTTGTCCAAGCCTTCCAGGAAGGAGAATGCGCCACAAGGGGAGGAGCATGCCAAGGATGCCACACCTAAAGGATTCAGGAAGGAAGATGGCGATGGCTCAAGGGAATCCAAGAGGCGAGACGAAACTCCATGCTATGAAAGCAAGCGTTGTCGAAAAGAGAGGAAGGAAGATGAAAAGTTTCCAGGAGGTGATGTAGTCCCACACAGTCCTGTGATAAAGATCTCCTATAGCACTCCACAAGGGAAAGGGGAGGTAATGAAAATCCCATCTAGAGTTCATGGTTCTGTGAAACCTTTCTGTCCCAAGCAGCTGATGCAAAATGGGCTTGGGGAGCACGACAACAGCCGCGAACCCAGAAAAGAGACGCGATCTGCTGTCGATTCCATTCGAACTGGTCTTACTGTATCTATCCCCAAACTTAAACTCCCAAAGCTGACTGATCAGGACATCCCGTCGCCTAAAATCCGCTTAAAGACTCGTGGGGATGGTGTGGagcgtgtgtctgtgtatgaGGCAGAACTGGTCGGAGAGGCAAGGCGCAGGAGTCCCAGAATCCCTGGTTCAGGATTGACTCGAGCCGAGGACTCGGGGGACAAAAATTCCCTGGAACTCTGGTCAAGTGAGGAAACTGAGCGGCACGGTGATCTCACACTCCTAATCAACTTTGGGAAGCGCAAAGCGGACTCGTCCAGCCTTTCAGTGTGTAGCAGTGACAGCCTAGACGAGTCCAAGTCATTCAGCTCAGACGGCACGTCACCAGAGTTGTGTGAGCTGGCGCCTGGCGATCATGTTATTGGTGTATCGTCCTCGGTGTCAACAACATCATCAGGTTCACGGGCCGAAGGTAGGACAGTGCCACCACTGACTGTGAGGTTACACACACGCAGCATGAGTAAGTGCTTAACGGAGGAGGGCCACGCTGTAACTGTTGGTGATGTAGTGTGGGGAAAGATACATGGCTTCCCCTGGTGGCCAGCCAGAATCTTGAGCATTAGCGGCACTCGGCGAGAGGAGGATGAGGCAGATGCACCATGGCCTGAAGCCAAAGTGGCCTGGTTCGGCTCACCGACCACCTCACAGCTTTCTGTGGCTAAACTTTCACCCTTCCGTGAATTCTTCCGGCTGCGCTTCAACCGCAAGAAAAAGGGCATGTACCGGCGCGCCATCATTGAGGCGGCTAAAGCGGTGGGTCACATGAGCTCTGAGATCACCTCCCTGCTGTCACACTGCGAAACATAG